The DNA sequence CATTCGACAAGGCTAGTACTTCGTGGTTGTAGCTTTCTCTGTCATTCGACATAGTCATTCGACAAGGCTAGTACTTCGTGGTTGTAGCATTCTCTGTCATTCAACATCGTCATTCGACAAGGCTAGTACTTCGTGGATGTACTATTCTCTGTCATTCGACAAGGCTAGTACTTCGTGGATGTAGCATTCTCTGTCATTCGACAAGGCTAGTACTTCGTGGATGTAGCATTCTCGTAGATAAGCATTCTCTAATATTAGAGACAATCTCCCGCAATCGAGTTCCTAAAATCACACCACATGAAGAATATATTTTCTACATTTTAACCAGATTACGCTATTTCTTAACTCGCATCACAACACCGCGATACGAGCACCCATGGTAATGGTTTAGTAGGTATGTCAAAAAGAAAGCGACAATAATCCCCAGCCTTTAATCCCTTAAACTCCTTTTCCCCTTATACTGTATACCTTCCAATCAAAAGTACAAACACGTCAAAGATCCAAACACCTGTCTAAAACAGACATTTTACTTAAAGCAAGCAAATCCGACTTGTTGGATcctgttttcttgttttcagTTTTAAATATTGTCAATTTACTGCGATTTTCAAACTCTTTCCAATAATTTCCAACTGTTAAATTATTTaacggaccattagaaaagtgaggTGGGAGAGGTTGGGTAAGGAATACTAAAAAATAAgtgcaagaaaaaaatgcatacaacGATGAAAAAATTTCATGCACGGCTTggagtaaagaaaaaaaaagatgcgggctgaaacctccccccccaccctcccccccaccttCCCTAATGGAATAAAATTTGGTGATTTTTGATTGGTTTGCACCTTGCGGAGAGGTGGAATTATTGGAAACCATTTGagtgctggccaatgaaaacgcttcaaaGATTTTGAATGACAGAAGCTAGAAGGCGATTTAGCCGTTGGAAATAATCGGCGAAAGTTTAAAGTAAATAATAAGGCTTTAACTACGGTGTCTATTTGGGGGCTGCGttcacaattttatttttacagacATACAATTTAAATTAAGAATGTTAAGTTCAAAAGAACTCCCTAAGGCTTAACATATATCTTTATTACTTAACCAGATTATGATTGTTAGGGAGAttatcgtaaaaaaaaatagaatatcgCAAATacaaaaaggcaaaataaaaaaaacgcgaGAGAAAGGAACAAGAGGATAGTCTTATtatttccccctcccctccctcaaaaaaacataaatgaaACAAAAGCACTTAGGTGTAGTTTTAGCTTTCAGATAGAAGCCCGTTTGAATCTTTTCAAAGCAATAGAAAATCCACACACCTCCCATGTCTTATATAGTGGCACCTCCCCTTTAAGATCCCTTCAGTATTATGTCCCCTCCgctagatcctcccctgacCCTTCCTGGTCTATCCTTTGCGTATCTTGAGCAGAATCTGCTTGGGGCGTAACAGAGCCACGGCCTCGCCTTCCCAGTCTCGCGTGTCCGAAGCTCTCTCAAACGCAAACTTCTCCAGGACCGCCATCAGGCATATCTTAATCTCCAGCATTGCGAACCTCATTCCGATGCACTGCCGAGGGCCCATCCCGAACGGCATGTACGAGTACGGGTGGCGCTTCTCTTTGGCTTCGGGCGAGAAGTGCTCGGGGTCAAACTCCTCGGGTTTCTCCCATGCTTCAGGGTCACGGTGGAGGGTGTATGTCGGGATATTCACGTCGACGCCCTTAGGGAAGTGAACCCCATTGATAGTGCACTCCTCTTCGCATTTGCGAAGGAGGATGAACGCCGGTGCGCACAGACGCAGAACTTCGCTCAGAACCCGATCTAGGTACTCGGTATGCTGCGCTAGATCGTATAAGGTCTTGTCCCCCCGGTTCTTGCGCGCTTCGTCAAGCTCTTGTATAAGTTTCCCCTGAACGTCAGTGTGGGTCGCCAAGAAGTAGGCGGTGTTAGAGAGGGTGGAGCCGGTAGTCTCGAAGCCCGCTATGAGGAAGGCTACGGATTGCGCGGCTAACTCGTCGTCGTTCAACTTTGCCACGCCTTCTATTGTCTGTTCCTGAGCGTCAAGCATGAGTTGGACAAAGTCTTGTCGGCCGCGCCGCGCTCCTTCGGCAATACGGTTCCGCACCATCCCATCGGCGATCTTGAGAAAGTAGTAGCCGTTGTTTAGAGGCGACATGAATCTgcaattataaaaatataaggTGTTGCTTAAAGTCATTGAAGGTGACGGAAAAGGGAGATTATTGTTCTCTAGGAATCCAGCATAAAATATCACATTGTAGCACACATTATTGTAGCTATAAATATGCAATGTTTGCATGATAGTGATGGGGACGACAGTGATgaaatggtgataatgatgatatttataatgatgacgattatggtgataatggtaaaaaagatgataataatgatagttttcgtgataatggtgatggtataggagatgatgacgacgaagatgatgatgatgatgatgatgatgatgatgatgatgatgatgatgatgatggtgttggtgctggtgctggtgctggtgatggtgatggtgatggtgatggtgatggtgatggtgatggtgatggtgatggtgatggtgatggtgatggtgatggtgatggtgatggtgatggtgatggtgatggtgatggtgatggtgatggtgatggtgatggtgatggtgatggtgatggtgatggtgatggtgatggtgatggtgatggtgatggtgatggtgatggtgatggtgatggtaatatggATTACCTGCCAAAGAAATCTGAGAAAGGAACCATAGTGAAGAATCTCCGCCACAGGGGAACCGCCGCCACGTTCCTGGCTTTTGCGACAAATTCCTCGTCTGGTGCCGTCTGGACGTTGGTTTCGTATCCGAACGCAGCACTCATAATGACCTCTAATGCGAACAGACTGAACATCCGGATGCAGTCCACGCTTTCACCTgggtaaaaaaacaaaatgagcACTTATACTTTGAACACCCAAGTCACCGCACTTTTGCGTCATTACTaaaacatttttgttgttgtgtcaaaaaataaatagatcaCATTTTTATGACTGTCTTTTAATAATCCACGACTCTGCCTTAGCCTGCGAAACAGACTCTCGAAAAGCTCCCTGGAAAAGCTTCCGGAAAAGCCATCCTATCGAACGTAGGACTCGGccaaaaataggaaaaaatTGGCTCCGAAATCTACTCGAGCAGATTACACGCCGGCCTTGCTAGCTCTACTTCTGTCTCCGTTTTCAACTAATCTAAGATCGGCTAACTAAGCTCTTCTTTTTCGTCTTTCACGCAACTTACGTTTTTGTTCTTGACACGCTGTCACGTAACTcgttcaggcccgtacccaggatttttctcgggggggtgcgaaatccgataaagtggacctaatttttctggagtggggggggggagttctctgataaaaatctgaccatctccgaaaaacaaaaaaaagttttttttgcctttgcagtatctccacgggacgtttattgccggatttggctacatactaTAAATAGTACGTTTATTGATTACCGAAAGtagaccttcggccgttgtgtgtgtgtgggtggggggggggtgcgttcgcaccccctgcaccccccctccccccctgggtacgggcctgtcgTGTAACATTAGAGTACACACGCAGAACTGGGCGCAGTCAATTGCAGAAAGCTCGGAATATAACATAACTTCTCTCCATTTTAGAAGTTAAAGACCGTTACCGCAGCAATACCAAATATCTATTCaatatgttttgaaaattaccGCAAAATGTGCAGCTTATCAAAGATATTCCTTgccatttttaattttaattttaacattttaagCATTTTGATAATCTTTATAGTTAAGGCAACAGCATATGATGTCTTCAATAGCCACAGTAAAAAACGCACAACGAAATATTTCCGTTATACTCAAACATCAACATGATAAATCACCTGTAGCTGCGAATCCCTCCATTTTGCTGACCAATATGTCGGTAGCAGTGTTGAAAATCGGCACGAGCTGCTTGAGTTTCCCGGATGTGAAAGTTGGAGTTAAAACGGAGCGTACTCGCTTCCACCTCTCGCCAGCCAGAAACGGCAAAGCATCGCTGAACGGTGGGCCGAAATTAAAGAATGTAGGCCTATCGGGAAACTTGTAAAACTCCTTGACCATGATTTGCTTGGCAATCTCAGGATCATTGACTACAATAATCGGCGACCTGCCAATAAACATCTTATGGACGCGACCATACGTCCGAAAGTAATGCATGATCATTTTATGCATACCGCCATGTTTGTTGACATCTAGTAAGTTGCCGATGTACGGCAACGGTTTAGGGCCATTCAGAGGCTCATTAGCGATGAGAAAATATCTTTTTACTCCGTTCCAATACACTAAACCTAGCAGTACAACGGCAAGAAGAAGCCAGTACATCTTGTAGCTCTATCTTACCCGGTTTGTGTACTGCAATTGAGGGATGCTTACTGTATCGTGACCTTAatgataaaacaaataatgtcACGCTCGATAAAGATGGTGACGTGGAAAGCAATACGTGGCTATGGCGGCTTTTGGACAAAAGAGAGTatgaccaagagagcataagatatcttGACCCATTAGTGACGGTGTGTGGAGAGGTTCTCTCTTCCATAAGCCCGTGTAACAATAGTTAATGTGTATAGTATGTAATAAagtcaacacaaaagagaCCATTACAAGGCTTTAGTACTTTTAAGTAAAATTCTGCTAGAATACGCTTCAAAGTGGAGAGGTTTTCTCTTCCATAAGCCCGTGTAACAATAGTTAATGTGTATAGTATGTAATAAagtcaacacaaaagagaCCATTACAAGGCATTAGTACTTTTAAGTAAAATTCTGCTAGAATACGCTTCAAAGTGTATTTTATCCGCTGTGCACTGcttttccctccccctccatcaCCCCAGGCAACAGGTTggtaaaagttttttttctcttttcccTTTTGCACCACCTTGGACTATTTTGGTATCAAGCTGTGTTCTTTTCTGAGATATGACACGCATGGCACTTGAGCGTACAGGGTGTGTggtaaaggttttttttcgtGAAATGAGGTTATGGCTATTTTTCACTGTAAAAACACGTCAAATCGTCCATTTCGACGTCCGTGATCTAACTCTTCCCTCTTCCCCGTCTCCGTGAATGGAGATTGAGCTCAAGTTTTTGAGTGTGTTGAACGAAGAATCATGTGACCTTTCCAAAATAAATCGATATGTATTGTCGtatgcaggggggggggggggggggggacgttCCCTCAGTGCCCCAACTCCTGCTACGGCCTGCTAGAATGTTTCTATAGGTAGATTTGTAGATTTGTATATTTTCGTTCCTTGTAAGACACTTTCATCGATGCCACGATGTGAGCAGGCGCCGCCATATCAATCATAtcccccacggatagtgtccttcgtatgtattgccttatatgggcattcatgcccatatttagaagagctaaagtttccCCGTTCCCTGATCtacagaaaacatggtgaaaaatgctgatcaATTTGCCTGTCAATTTGACACTCGAGGCAAAAGTTTGTCTAGAAAAActtgatcgcttggtcaaatcctTTTCTTACTATTCTTGAAAAGTCcatagacccaggcctccaagagattgaccgacCGTGTtagaaggtcacccaaatattgatatggctGGGAAATCTTTGTAAGATCGATATGGAATGGAACATCGATCAATTATTTTGAGAATTACCAAACTCTGCGGTATCCGTTGCTAACTTAGCTCCAGCAAAAAGGCCTACTGCTCTGTACCTTATAAACCTTATGATGAATGGAACCTTTTTCACTGTCAAACACATGGGGTGCAAAACTTTGAATTATTGAAAAATTGCCAGTTTGAGATTCGATCTACTGCTACAATTCGTAGATGTGGTTCCGGTTTCCCCACCACCAAGGTGGTGGCCAGGGATGAAATGGTGTCCAGGCGCTCACCCCTAACTACGCgtcttctttaaaaaatatattacagATTCCCGTCTTTGAAAGATCGTCCGATAACTAATTCAATAGGGCGACGGGCGATTCACGATGCCAGCAAAAGGATGTCGCCTCAAGCACACTCGGTTGAGCGCGCACGCATTTCTTGACGACGTATTGAGGACTGGACCCTATCCATGATTCATTGCGCCAAGGCATATCATCAAGCGCCGCACGTCACGATCATAGAGCGAGATATATTAtactatattatattatattatattatattatattatattatattatattatattatattatattatattatattatattatattatattatattatattatattatattatattatattatattatattatattatattatattatattatattatattatattatattatattatattatattatattatattatattatattatattatattatattatattatattatattatattatattatattatattatattatattatattatattatattatattatattatattatattatattatattatattatattatattatattatattatattatattatatattatttttaggGCTCAAGATATATCCTTGTTTGTTTTGGCAAGGATTTTCAGCCCTCCCACTCTAAAATGGTCTCCGCGGTCCCTGGCTAATGGCTCGGGCGAAGCGTCGTGTTGAAGACGGCATATTTATGCTTTCTCACTTTCCTTATATGGTGCGCGCGTGGTCAGAGCCCTTGCGCGCGTGCGTGACGTCATGGCCGCTGGTGACGTGATAATGCAAATTAGAATAGAAATCAAAGAGACCCAAGCTAGCTTGCAAGCTACAGATCTGCGATGATCTGGATAATTGTAAGCGTAATTTTGGGGACTTTCTTGGGTATACTAGACCATGTATACCCAAATCTACAAATACTATATTTACCAAAAATGTTAGCGGCAGAGTCGCGCAATGGTGAGTTGAAatctttgttattttaccTCAAAATGACACTGCGCTTTCTCGAatgtattccttttttttgcgatagcgatttttttttacatattttatttattttgcagtAATTCTTGGAATTACAGATTTTTCAGAACCAAGCTCTCCAGAACCAAGCTCTCTCATCGGTAAGTGTTGAAATGTTTAATAATTCTTggattaattatttttaaaaactaaaCGATTTACTTGATAGTTTGTTCCATTGCTTGTTAGCTTAACCACAACTAAAAGCAATGAAAAAGATATCGTTATTTACAAGTGTTTGAACCCTTCTGAATTAGTCTATAGAtcgattgttgttgttttctgttCAGATACCTGTGCTGTATATAAAAACCGCACGAGATAATGTTGGCAATACAAATTTTGTTGCAAACCATTAGCTAACGGGGAATGGGGGGGAGCGGGGACAGTTCACAGTGGATGCGGGATTTTCCAAAGGACATATGGGGCGCACTGTCTGCTTCCCTtttttattggggggggggaggttgtTCTAGAGACATCAGGTCTACTACTACTGTTCTACTACTGTTTATTCAATCACAGAGACTTGGGGtgcggtcattaattactggggggCATTTTTGCAAAACTCTGGGCTAAAAATTTTTTGTCCCCCTTCAAATCCAAGCCCAAAAATCGTGCCCCCCCCGAGACCgcaaccccccccccgcctCCACTTATTTATATTCAATGATTATATGTCTTTACAACCACAGAGACTTGATATATTGAATGTAACTGAGATATAaccttttattaaaatatagatcagctagcatggcaattttgtcttttttaatttaagtaTGAATCTTCACTTCGCTAGTTTAAGAGTGACAAATAGATGAACAACATATACCTGTGTCGCTAGAAAACGACTACGTCGTCGACGAGTCTAGGTTTCGCAACATTTTaatgtatttgttttgttcaacTGATTAGAACAGGCAGGCGCCGAATTAATTCTGGTTTTAATATATTAATGAGCAAGAACGTCATTGTTCAAATGTAAATTTTATTCAGTTCACAATGTTTCCTCTATTATATACTTAGTTCAATATTGTTCAGGAAccaatcttgtatttatataaatatattttgagaATCCCTCTAATGGTTGACAGACAAAGACCCAAAAATGTGACCACCCTTTAATGACAGCCCCAAAAATGTGACCTCccctaccaaaaaaaaaatttggcgCCCTAAAAGACATAGCCTCCCTACATATttgccgccccccccccccccccagtaataAATGGCCGCTCCCTTAGTCGCAGAGGCGTACAACATAAGACTTCAGCCCTGTGTTGATTCATAAATTTCAGGAAATGGTATAACGAGACTAAGAGTAATAACCTCTATCCATTTGTTTGCAGAGTTTCGTGACAGAAGAATTGGATACGCTCGGGAGCCTACACGCCCAGATGATGTATATAGATGTAATATAACAGGTGAGTAAAGATTTCACCTGACATATAACCACCAAGATAATCTATATACATATAGTACAACACGCAGAGATGATTGATTTTTTGCCATTAAAAACTCTGAAAATTTAAATACGAGAATAAGTAACCTGTgtctattttatttctttgcaGAGTTTCGGGACAGAGGGATTGGATACGAACGGCAGCCTTCCCTTCCCTTTTACGTGTATAAGAACACAACCTACACGCCAGGTGAGTAATGAAATCAAATAAGTCATATAACCTTACCCTTTGACGTGTATAACACTATCTTTACGACAGGTGCAAATGGTGTTATACACCTCACCGGGAAGTTACGTGTATAATACTACACTAGTCGCTTGTATGTCAGCAGATGATATGACATCTGGTCGGTGAACACGTCGTCTTATACTATAACATGAGTGATTGACTCAAAAACTTTTACACTTGTCTCCTTGCTGATCATTTCTGTATTTTATATTGTAATTGAACTTTGTTTATGTTGctgatctatttgttttgttttaatcgTAGTCGGGCTGGTTCCGAAGGTAACCGCCCTAGCTGTAATTCCACCTGCACCGGAAGTAGTACCGCTATGGTGCAATCCTTTTTTCGTGTCGTTTGTCGTCATGGCGACCATGGTCACGGTAGCTGTTTTAACAGTCAACTGGGACAGCGGAGAACAAACTGATGACGATAAAGAAGACGAGAACAAGATGTCTTCCGACTTTAGGATCTGCCTGATGAAGGTGAGTACTGAGATGAATGTACAGTACCACGTCTGGTCTCTTTGCGAGCTCCAGGAAGAGGCGTTGGAGGGcggagggaggggggtcgAAGCAGTACTACGTAAGTGCCAAAAAACACTGTAGGACTTTTAGAAGTTGCTGTATCTAATAATAATACTTGAAGGATATTCACTGAGAATAGCTGCAGAAGCAAAAGCTGTAGAAGGGCAAGTATTGCAAGTATATGACAATTAGGGCGTCCGCTGTACAATATCTAGGGCCAGATACATATTACCAACTGTTTGTCCCGAAGACTGTTACTCAAAGTATGTTTTTAGATAGCGAAAATATATCAAGAAAAAGGAGAGTAGGAAaatggttagggttagtttaagagAGTAGTTATAACTTGGGAAGGGAATTGTGTTGAAGTTACATTTTGCTTTACAGGAACAAGGCGCGCCTTCAGCAACGTTCCACCCCCTGGCGAGTTGCGCCGAAAATGATCTGTGCAGTAAACAGACCCAAGACTTAGACAAAAGGGTAAAACTCGAAGAAAAGGAAGTTCAAGCATTAGTTCCTCCTCGTGCGCGGTGTGAGTCCAGATCACCTCCTGTCATGGGCACCAAGTCCATCGCGAAAATGGCTTCAGTGTCATATGAAGATGCGTCGCCAATCAAACACGCGGTTATCCTTTCTAACGCTCTGAGTGCTTGGCGGTCAATTCCAATCGTCTTGGACGCTCTTTTTCCAGGCACTGTAGCACTAAACCGCTGTAGATCAACCAGCGCTGCTTCGATCACCAGTGACTTGACGATCCTCACAGCACCACAATCCGGGAGCTCCAGAATATTATTACCCGCAGGGCAACAAGAGCCTTTGTTACCAAGGGTTAATGAAGAGGAAGCACTAACTGTCAGTAAACAGCTAGCAGCCAAATCACTTGCATTAGTGAAGGGCACAGAACCAACTCAGCCCATGGGGAAGGAGAGACAATTTAAGCCCGAGTACACCATGGGCTTGCTAGCAGTACTGGCTAGAGTAGTAAGCCGTGTTAACCGCCTGACGTCGTCCAACAGCAGCACCATTGATGGAAATCGACTACTACCAATGAAGACCGCTGCACTCAGTTTCGCTGAATTTGGCATTGCCTTGTCGCCTGTTCTGATGTTCAATATCAGAAGAAAAGACCATGATGAGAACTCTTTAGACACCGCCCTTCATGAATCAACTTTACAGATATCCAAAACTGTTTCGGCTGCTATGTCGACAGCACACGTGAACATCTCAGCCAACAGCCGCACTGCCACTGTTGCATCCTTTAAGAACGTAGAGACGGAGTTACAGCAAAAGGATGCTTCCAGTGACAATTATAACAAAAGTATCAGCAGCAGTAGGGATATCGGTGGTCACATGTTGAGGACCGTGAGTCGTCCATTGTCGGCGCCAATGCCAAGACGCTCTACATCTATCAGTGACCTTGCACGTGATTTGCCGACCCCGAGGCAAGCTGCTCACTCAGTATCACTCCCAGACCTGACCATGGTGCAAACTCCAGCTCGGTTTTCTGATGATGAACAAGCAAAACCATCTAAGCTGCGACTTGATGCACCAAAACCTCAATCGGCGCTGGTGACGTCGACAAAAACCAAGGCAGTAGAGCCACAGTCAGTGATGGCTTCCAAGCCTTCTTCTGCTTCTGCTTCCCCCAGCAACACCTACAGAACCCAAAACACTGATCAGGTTAAGTCTGGCTCCTCTATCCATGCTCCCACAAGCAATGAAGACATAATCAAGGCAATGTCTTCTTCTGCTACTTCTCCCAAGACCACTGAGCGCTTTGCTTCCAAACCTGAGGTGAAGGACGCGTGTGAAACTGAAAATCCTTCACTTCTAACCGCATATGACatccaagaaaaaataaacagccTCTCAATACATGCCAAAGAGACACGAACTCAGAAGAGGAGGAGACGTCGAGAAAAGGCTAAGCTATATGCCAGCTTGCGAGCTCTGTCGAATGAAACAACGCCAGCCAACGACAGCAAGGCTGATAATACGCAGGCTAGCGTCACTGAGATTGATAAGGATGTTACTACCACTGTTGCATCCTTTAAGAACGTGAAGACGAAGTTACAGCAAAAGGATGCCTCAAGTGGCAATGATAACAAAAGTGTCAATAGCAGTAGGGATATCATTGGTCACATGTTGAGGATCGTGAGTCATCCATCGTCGGCGCCAATGCCAAGACGCTCTACATCTATCAGTGACCTTGCACGTGATTTGGCGACCCCGAAGCAAGCTGCTCATTCAGTATCACTCCGAGACCTGACAATGGTGCAAACTCCAGCTCGGTTTTCTAATGGTGAACAAGCAAAACCATCTAAGCTGCGACTTGATGCACCAAAACCTCAATCGGCGCTGGTGACGTCGACAAAAACCAAGGCAGTAGAGCCACAGTCAGTGATGGCTTCCAAGCCTTCTTCTGCTTCTGCTTCCCCCAGCAACACCTACAGAACCCAAAACACTGATCAGGTTAAGTCTGGCTCGTCTATCCATGCTCCCACAGGCAATAAAGACAGAATCAAGGCAGTGTCTTCTTCTGTTACAGCTTCCAAGACATCTGAGCGCTTTGCTACCAAGCCTGGTTCGTCTATCGATGCTCCCACAGGCAATAAAGACAGAATTAAGGCAGTGTCTCCTTCTGTTACAGCTCCAAAGACATCTGAGCGTTTTGCTACCAAGCCTGGTTCGTCTATCGATGCTCCCACAGGCAAGAAAGACAGAATCAAGGCAGTTTCTTCTTCTGCTACTACTTCCAAGACCACTGGGCGCTTGGCTCCGTCGGGTTTGTCTTTACATGCTCTTCCAAGAAACATAGACAGAACAAGTTCTAGTAAATCAATCTCTTCGAAGCGTTCAAGCGACTCAGGCCCTTCAGCATACACGCTAAGGGTGGTAAGGGAGAACCTCAGGACCAGCAGCCTTTCAGTGACGCCCCCAGAAAGGAGCCTTCAGACGCCTGTACCACCGAAACCAACTGAagcacaaaaaagaaaagcacGCAGGGTGAAGCTGGAGATGTACCTTAGCATGAGCTTAAATACTCAAGGGGTTCGTAGAAGAGGGTCATCTAATA is a window from the Nematostella vectensis chromosome 9, jaNemVect1.1, whole genome shotgun sequence genome containing:
- the LOC125572241 gene encoding mucin-5AC-like, whose protein sequence is MSSDFRICLMKEQGAPSATFHPLASCAENDLCSKQTQDLDKRVKLEEKEVQALVPPRARCESRSPPVMGTKSIAKMASVSYEDASPIKHAVILSNALSAWRSIPIVLDALFPGTVALNRCRSTSAASITSDLTILTAPQSGSSRILLPAGQQEPLLPRVNEEEALTVSKQLAAKSLALVKGTEPTQPMGKERQFKPEYTMGLLAVLARVVSRVNRLTSSNSSTIDGNRLLPMKTAALSFAEFGIALSPVLMFNIRRKDHDENSLDTALHESTLQISKTVSAAMSTAHVNISANSRTATVASFKNVETELQQKDASSDNYNKSISSSRDIGGHMLRTVSRPLSAPMPRRSTSISDLARDLPTPRQAAHSVSLPDLTMVQTPARFSDDEQAKPSKLRLDAPKPQSALVTSTKTKAVEPQSVMASKPSSASASPSNTYRTQNTDQVKSGSSIHAPTSNEDIIKAMSSSATSPKTTERFASKPEVKDACETENPSLLTAYDIQEKINSLSIHAKETRTQKRRRRREKAKLYASLRALSNETTPANDSKADNTQASVTEIDKDVTTTVASFKNVKTKLQQKDASSGNDNKSVNSSRDIIGHMLRIVSHPSSAPMPRRSTSISDLARDLATPKQAAHSVSLRDLTMVQTPARFSNGEQAKPSKLRLDAPKPQSALVTSTKTKAVEPQSVMASKPSSASASPSNTYRTQNTDQVKSGSSIHAPTGNKDRIKAVSSSVTASKTSERFATKPGSSIDAPTGNKDRIKAVSPSVTAPKTSERFATKPGSSIDAPTGKKDRIKAVSSSATTSKTTGRLAPSGLSLHALPRNIDRTSSSKSISSKRSSDSGPSAYTLRVVRENLRTSSLSVTPPERSLQTPVPPKPTEAQKRKARRVKLEMYLSMSLNTQGVRRRGSSNTPSTAKRPIKMTEDAFPTTGTSGGRQKATVIDRADASKCPTG
- the LOC5503813 gene encoding cytochrome P450 3A41, which produces MYWLLLAVVLLGLVYWNGVKRYFLIANEPLNGPKPLPYIGNLLDVNKHGGMHKMIMHYFRTYGRVHKMFIGRSPIIVVNDPEIAKQIMVKEFYKFPDRPTFFNFGPPFSDALPFLAGERWKRVRSVLTPTFTSGKLKQLVPIFNTATDILVSKMEGFAATGESVDCIRMFSLFALEVIMSAAFGYETNVQTAPDEEFVAKARNVAAVPLWRRFFTMVPFSDFFGRFMSPLNNGYYFLKIADGMVRNRIAEGARRGRQDFVQLMLDAQEQTIEGVAKLNDDELAAQSVAFLIAGFETTGSTLSNTAYFLATHTDVQGKLIQELDEARKNRGDKTLYDLAQHTEYLDRVLSEVLRLCAPAFILLRKCEEECTINGVHFPKGVDVNIPTYTLHRDPEAWEKPEEFDPEHFSPEAKEKRHPYSYMPFGMGPRQCIGMRFAMLEIKICLMAVLEKFAFERASDTRDWEGEAVALLRPKQILLKIRKG